The Flavivirga eckloniae genomic interval TACGTGTTATACATCCCTCGAAGATCTAGAAACGTTTAAAAGTGGCAAAATTCCCTACCCTAGTGATACAGAATCGGTAATAGGCGGCCATGCTGTTATGGTTGTTGGTTACGACGATAACATGGTTATTACAAATCCAATTGATAACAAGAATAAAAAAGGAGCACTTATCATTCGTAATTCATGGGGAAATTGGGGCGATGAAGGCTATGGTTATATCCCCTACGAATATGTTAAACAACAATTAGCCAGCGATTTTTGGTGTTTAATATCTGCTGAATGGATAGACACTGGAAAATTTAAAATGTAAACCGAATAGTAAACACCAATAGTTTGTTATTTAAAACATAGATTTTTAAAAATAGTACTTAAAGAAAAGGCTGTTTTAAAACTAAATACCAATTTATAAACTTTTAAAACAGCCTTACAAAAAACCAACACTCATTATGCAAAGAATAATAAAGTTTCTTAAACAGAATGATGAAATTCTTGGGATAGTTGTTGGTATTATTACTTCTCTGGCAGTAATTTCAAAAACAATAGACAAAACAAGTTTTGAAAATTTAAACATTAACCTACTAACCGATTCCATAAACATTGGAATTCTTTTATTGGCACTAGCTTTAACAAAAGGGACTCCCCTTTTTGTTTCAAAAGAAGAAACAAAAAAGATTTGCTCAGACTTTAATTTATCTACAGAAAGCTTTAATTCAAAAATTGTAAGAACAAATTCCCTCATCAACCAGCTATCAAGCTCCATTCGTTGGTTTGCAATAATTTTACTTGGCTTTTATTGCCTACAATTCTTTATGGATTTTAGTCTAATGGATAAATATGATGATTTTGAAAACAGTCTTAAAAACAACAAAAGTATTCTTGAATTACTAAAATTCACATCCGATGGGTTGCAATCGACTTCAAACTTAAACGCCGCAAAATTTTTAGGTATCGAAATCTTAACCAATTCATCAAACTTATTTAGTGCAACTTTCCTTTTTACATCCTTTTTGGTTCTATTTAGCGTTACTCTTGAAAATGACAATAAGACCTGGCATATAAAAAATCAAATTCCTATCTCAATAGCTATTGCCATTACTGTTATTAATATTGTTTTTTTTATTGTAGGTGTCGATTATTTTAATCTAAAAGAAACCTCTACTTCTATTAGATTGTTGGGCGGAATTTATAATGGAATTGCTATGGCCTTGTTATTTAGCAGATTCATTTCCATGGAATACTATTTTCAAAACTCAAAGCGAAATTTAGAAAGAAGCTTTTATTACTACGGAATAACAATAGGACTTCCTTTGTATGTCGTTGTTCAACCCTTATATGCGTTATTTAATGCCGTAGATTTAGAAGCCGCAGCAATTTTTAAATCAATAGTTTTCTTAATATGTTTTTGGGGTAAACTCGTATTCCTATTCTTTATTTATACCATGCTTAACAAAAAATGGATACATTCCTATATTCTTCTCAATCTAATTGAAAACGAGAACCTTGAAAAACTTTCCTTAGAATTAAATGATGTTGAGAAATTGGATAAATAAAAAGCATACAATAACTTTTTTTAACTATAACAGTAGGGTGCGTGCATGTGATTCCCTTTAACAATCTGAATCCCGAATTTTAATATGATTTTTTGGTTGGAATATTACGAATTTATGTAGTTTTGCGCTACAAAATTTAATTATTAATAACCAACCATGAAAAACACTGCATTAACATCAACACACGAAGCTCTAGGAGCTAAAATGGTACCTTTTGCTGGCTACAATATGCCTGTGCAATACGTAGGGGTAAACATAGAACACGAAACCGTTAGAAAAGCTGTAGGGGTGTTTGATGTATCGCATATGGGAGAGTTTTTAATTGAAGGAGCGCACGCATTAGAATTAATACAAAAAGTATCCAGTAACGATGCTTCTAAACTAACTATTGGTAAAGCTCAATACAGCTGCTTACCAAACAATGACGGTGGTATTGTAGACGACTTAATTATATACAGAATAAAAGAAGAAACCTATTTACTGGTAGTTAACGCCAGTAATATTGAAAAAGACTGGAACTGGATTCAATCTAAAAACGATGTTGGAGCAACCATGCGCAATTTAAGCGAAGACTACTCGTTACTAGCTATTCAAGGCCCTAAAGCCATAGAAGCTATGCAATCCATTACAAGTCAAGATTTATCAGCAATAAAATTCTACAACTTTGTAGTTGGTGACTTTGCAGGTATAGAGCACGTTATCATTTCAGCTACTGGGTATACAGGTAGTGGTGGTTTTGAGATTTACTGCAAGAATAGCGAAGTAAAACAAATTTGGGATAAGGTATTTGAAGCCGGTGCAGATTATGGTATTAAACCTATCGGGCTTGCTGCTAGAGATACCCTACGTTTAGAAATGGGGTACTGCCTTTACGGAAATGATATTGACGACACCACTTCGCCTATTGAAGCTGGTTTAGGTTGGATTACTAAATTCACTAAAGCATTCACAAATTCTGAAGCATTAGAAGCCGAAAAGCAACGAGGACCAGAACGTAAATTAATCGCATTCGAGCTTGATGAACGCGGTATTCCAAGACAAGGTTACGACATTGTTGATGGAAACGGAAATAAAATAGGTATTGTAACATCAGGCACCATGTCGCCATCGTTAGGAAAAGGAATAGGCTTGGGATATGTTCCAACCATTTTCTCTGATATTAGTAGTAAGATTAATATCCAAATACGTAAAAATGCAGTCCCGGCAACCGTTATAAAACTGCCTTTCTATAAAGGTTAAAGTATTTTCTATAAATGAAAAGGCAGGAGAAAGAAAGTAAACATAGAATTTTAATATTAGGAGCCAGCGGTTTTTTGGGGGGTGCCATTTATAAAGAGCTCTGCTCCTACTTTAAAACCTTCGGAACTTATAGCACCCCTAACAAGCAACACGAAAAGAATAATCATTTTTTTCATTACAATATAGAGGAAGACGATGTTTATGAAATACTAGACATCGTTAAGCCTACTATCGTTATTTCTGCACTTCGTGGTGATTTTTCAGCACAACTGATGGCACATCAACATCTTGCAGAATATGTATTTACCAACAAAATAAAGCTCATTTTTCTATCCTCTGCCAACGTTTTTGATGCCTACAGTAAATACCCCAGTTACGAAACCGATAAAACCTTAAGCAATAGTATTTATGGTCATTTCAAAATCAAAATTGAAAACATGCTATTGCGCATGCCAAAAAAACAAGTAGCCATCTTAAGATTACCTATGGTTTTTGGAGCACAATCTCCAAGAATAGCAGAAATGCACGAAAACATAAAAGAAAAAGAACCTATTGAAGTCTTTCCAAACCTAATAATGAATGTAACCAATGATGTAAAAGTAACCCAACAAGTTCATTATATTATAAATAGAAACAAATACGGAGTCTTTCACCTGGGAAGCAAGGATTTGGTACATCACGACGAGTTTATTAAAGAAATTGTTGATTCTTTCGAACACAAAAATAAAGTGATATATAAAAATGTTTATACCACTAACGACGATAGATATTTAGCAGTATTACCAAAATACAACCTATTACCAAAACACCTACAATTAGAAAGTCAGCAAATAGTATCAGAATTAAAAATATAATTGATTCTAAGCTATTAAATTGTTAAATTAGTAACATCTACCCATATAAACATATAACGATGAGTAAACTTTCAGAAAATGATATAGAAAAAAGACTATTGCACCTTCCAGACTGGGATTATTACGATAATGCTATTCATGCCGAGTTTGAATTCGATAATTTTAAAGATTGCTTTAGTGCCATGAGCAGAATTGCCTTCGAGTGCGAAGCATTGAATCATCATCCTAATTGGTCTAACGTATATAATGTACTTACCATTTCGATAACAACTCATGATGCTAATGGCTTAACTAATAAAGACTTC includes:
- the gcvT gene encoding glycine cleavage system aminomethyltransferase GcvT, which produces MKNTALTSTHEALGAKMVPFAGYNMPVQYVGVNIEHETVRKAVGVFDVSHMGEFLIEGAHALELIQKVSSNDASKLTIGKAQYSCLPNNDGGIVDDLIIYRIKEETYLLVVNASNIEKDWNWIQSKNDVGATMRNLSEDYSLLAIQGPKAIEAMQSITSQDLSAIKFYNFVVGDFAGIEHVIISATGYTGSGGFEIYCKNSEVKQIWDKVFEAGADYGIKPIGLAARDTLRLEMGYCLYGNDIDDTTSPIEAGLGWITKFTKAFTNSEALEAEKQRGPERKLIAFELDERGIPRQGYDIVDGNGNKIGIVTSGTMSPSLGKGIGLGYVPTIFSDISSKINIQIRKNAVPATVIKLPFYKG
- a CDS encoding sugar nucleotide-binding protein, producing the protein MKRQEKESKHRILILGASGFLGGAIYKELCSYFKTFGTYSTPNKQHEKNNHFFHYNIEEDDVYEILDIVKPTIVISALRGDFSAQLMAHQHLAEYVFTNKIKLIFLSSANVFDAYSKYPSYETDKTLSNSIYGHFKIKIENMLLRMPKKQVAILRLPMVFGAQSPRIAEMHENIKEKEPIEVFPNLIMNVTNDVKVTQQVHYIINRNKYGVFHLGSKDLVHHDEFIKEIVDSFEHKNKVIYKNVYTTNDDRYLAVLPKYNLLPKHLQLESQQIVSELKI
- a CDS encoding 4a-hydroxytetrahydrobiopterin dehydratase, whose amino-acid sequence is MSKLSENDIEKRLLHLPDWDYYDNAIHAEFEFDNFKDCFSAMSRIAFECEALNHHPNWSNVYNVLTISITTHDANGLTNKDFKLAEAIDTIVEPEE